ATTTATTATTGTTTATTAATAAGATTCGCCCACACAATTACTAATAATGTACCTAAAATTACTAATATTGTAAAAATAATGGCAGCAATATCTCCTATACTCTCTAATCCAAAAGGTAATAAAAAAGTTGTGATTCCTACAACATAAGAAAAAACTCCAAATATCTTTGCTAATTTTTCTTTATCACCCACAAATGTTTCTTCTTGATAGCCTGCAATGAGCCATAGTTTCTTTTTTATATGGATCTGATAATCCATAATAATGATAATTAAAGCGACAATTATACAAGTAATAAATTCACCAATCATTTTACTCCGTTTCCTTTTATAACAAATTTTACCATAGGAAAGAAGCGTTTTTTATTTGTTTCTTAATTCTTATTTTGTATATCATATTCATAGAGAGTTAACATAACGTCTTATTATCGGTAGCAAGGACAAGGGGGGATCCGCTTTATAGCAGGGATTTCTCCTTGTCCTATTCTATTTTTCTATACATCTTTTTATACATTGTGGAGATACTAGGGTTTTTCAGGCTTATGAATGTCCTGTATTAGTACAAAAATTTGCATAAAATTATGTATAAAAAAGCTTTTTTATTTCCAGAATTTCCACCAATGTTGTTTCTTTTCTATAGTAGGAGCAACTAGTTGTTTAGTCTCTTGAATAGATTGTATGTTATGTAGTAGTTGTTCATCTCTTTCTTGTAACAATTGTTCATGGTATTTTTGGTATATTTGTATATCGTCTTTCAATGTTTGAAATTCTTCTTGAGTTCGTCGTAGTTCTTCTCTTATGGATTGAAGTTCTTTCGTTATTTCTTCGCGTTCTTCGCGTTCCTCATGTAACAGTTCACGTAACAAATTAGTATTGTTTTCGCGTTCCAATATTTCTTTATCTCTTGTAATAAGCAAAGGTGGGGAATCCATTGGATCATGGGACGTTCCACTCGTGTTCCAATTTTCATTATTTATATTTATTGCTACAGCTTTTGCAGCATCCACCTTGTTATATCCGGCATCTTTCATAAGTGTTTGAAATTGTTTTAAAGCTTTTATATCCTTTGAAGTAAAGGTTCGATACTCACGATTACTTTTAGGATCACGAATTTTTATAAAGGTGTATTCGTGTTTTTCTAATTCTAAACACCATTTACGTAAATAGCTTTCGCTAATACTTAAAATTTCTGCTACTTCCTTAGTTAGGAAGGCGGGAAGTGGATTGGATTGTATACCGTTCCGCGTT
This is a stretch of genomic DNA from Bacillus basilensis. It encodes these proteins:
- a CDS encoding DUF3784 domain-containing protein → MIGEFITCIIVALIIIIMDYQIHIKKKLWLIAGYQEETFVGDKEKLAKIFGVFSYVVGITTFLLPFGLESIGDIAAIIFTILVILGTLLVIVWANLINKQ
- a CDS encoding DUF3967 domain-containing protein, with the protein product MSDGTRNGIQSNPLPAFLTKEVAEILSISESYLRKWCLELEKHEYTFIKIRDPKSNREYRTFTSKDIKALKQFQTLMKDAGYNKVDAAKAVAININNENWNTSGTSHDPMDSPPLLITRDKEILERENNTNLLRELLHEEREEREEITKELQSIREELRRTQEEFQTLKDDIQIYQKYHEQLLQERDEQLLHNIQSIQETKQLVAPTIEKKQHWWKFWK